A stretch of Methanosphaerula palustris E1-9c DNA encodes these proteins:
- a CDS encoding DEAD/DEAH box helicase, translating into MIIIVQPQRADYRLIFTDGRHVRAVGVVVLAETPKGIRPKDYRLRRAGSREYRNTPSKELVALLRSSTVHMTRNDQAFGSFLQDIQVKWMPVHCCRLCLLEDKVTPIDQGQAVKYGRELICLPCARREMRRELVHLNHMGRGALGHLDDLLARYRDLDRVIATLLPDKKQGKQTLFDRIEAQPIQQTTRIEELPLPRKFVDVAQVESLMPAQQLAVEAGLLFGKDLLVVSATASGKTFIGEMAGLKNYLEGRGRLLFLVPLVALATQKYRRFSERYRDIAQTSLQIGQSRIHLRETKVDAVRDPRSPILVGTYEGVDHQLRLGRNLGDIGTVVIDEVQMLEDQDRGHRLDGLIARLKYQAPNAQFLYLSATIGSPKVLAKKLNATLVQYADRPVALDRHLMFLEKKEKIPAIKRLIEEEYKKISSKGYHGQSIVFTNSRARCHLIADKVGKHVAAYHAGLTSQERREVEDKFTRGKLAGVITTAALGAGVDFPASQVVFDALAMGISWLSVQEFSQMSGRAGRPDFHDQGRVVILAEPGATYSREAQGTEEEVALRLLKGEMEEVAPEYDLEASSEEFVANAIVCRGDLEALQRIERMMVGSTEPVLDLMLGNRLIKRENGKIQLTDLSRVMASHFIGVERLLGILKLVEKVDDPIEILTELHCEEV; encoded by the coding sequence ATGATCATCATAGTACAACCACAGCGGGCAGATTACCGGCTGATATTCACCGATGGGAGACATGTCAGAGCGGTCGGTGTGGTCGTGCTGGCAGAGACCCCTAAAGGGATCCGGCCGAAGGACTACCGTCTCCGGCGGGCCGGGAGCCGTGAATATCGGAACACCCCGAGCAAGGAACTGGTCGCTCTTCTTCGGTCGTCGACGGTCCACATGACCAGAAACGATCAGGCCTTCGGCTCGTTTCTGCAGGACATCCAGGTGAAGTGGATGCCGGTCCACTGTTGCCGGCTCTGTCTGCTCGAGGACAAGGTGACCCCAATCGATCAGGGGCAGGCGGTGAAGTACGGCAGGGAACTGATCTGCCTCCCCTGCGCCCGCCGTGAGATGCGGCGCGAACTGGTTCATCTGAACCACATGGGGCGTGGAGCCCTCGGCCATCTCGACGACCTGCTCGCCAGGTACCGGGACCTGGACCGGGTGATCGCGACCCTTCTACCTGACAAGAAGCAGGGTAAACAGACCCTCTTCGATCGGATCGAAGCGCAGCCCATCCAGCAAACCACCCGTATTGAGGAACTGCCGCTGCCACGGAAGTTCGTCGATGTCGCACAGGTTGAGTCTCTGATGCCGGCGCAGCAGCTGGCTGTCGAGGCCGGACTGCTCTTTGGTAAGGATCTGCTCGTCGTCTCGGCCACGGCCAGCGGCAAGACCTTCATCGGGGAGATGGCCGGGCTGAAAAACTATCTGGAAGGGCGGGGGAGACTCCTCTTCCTGGTTCCGCTGGTCGCGCTGGCAACACAGAAGTACAGGCGTTTTTCTGAACGCTACAGGGATATCGCACAGACATCGCTGCAGATCGGGCAGTCGAGGATCCACCTCCGCGAGACGAAGGTTGACGCGGTGCGCGATCCCCGGTCCCCTATCCTGGTCGGGACGTACGAGGGGGTCGACCACCAGCTCCGGCTCGGCCGAAACCTCGGCGATATCGGAACTGTGGTAATCGATGAGGTACAGATGCTCGAGGATCAGGATCGGGGCCACCGGCTTGACGGTCTGATCGCACGGCTGAAGTACCAGGCCCCGAACGCCCAATTCCTGTACCTCTCGGCGACGATCGGGTCGCCGAAGGTGCTGGCCAAGAAGTTGAACGCGACGCTGGTCCAGTATGCCGACCGGCCGGTCGCGCTGGACCGGCACCTGATGTTTCTCGAGAAGAAGGAGAAGATCCCGGCGATTAAGCGGTTGATCGAGGAGGAGTACAAGAAGATCTCCTCCAAGGGCTACCACGGCCAGTCGATCGTCTTTACCAACTCCCGGGCTCGTTGTCATCTGATTGCAGATAAGGTTGGCAAGCATGTGGCGGCCTACCATGCCGGGTTGACCTCACAGGAGCGGCGGGAGGTGGAGGATAAGTTCACCCGGGGCAAGCTGGCCGGCGTGATCACCACCGCTGCCCTCGGGGCTGGAGTGGACTTTCCCGCCTCACAGGTGGTCTTCGACGCCCTTGCCATGGGGATCTCCTGGTTGAGCGTGCAGGAGTTCAGCCAGATGTCCGGGCGGGCCGGCAGACCCGACTTCCACGACCAGGGGAGGGTGGTGATCCTTGCGGAGCCCGGGGCTACCTACTCGCGGGAGGCGCAGGGAACTGAGGAGGAGGTGGCGCTCCGGCTGCTGAAGGGTGAGATGGAGGAGGTCGCGCCCGAGTACGATCTCGAAGCCTCGTCCGAGGAGTTCGTGGCGAATGCGATCGTCTGCAGGGGCGATCTTGAGGCGTTACAGCGGATCGAGAGGATGATGGTCGGGTCCACCGAGCCCGTCCTCGACCTGATGCTCGGCAACCGCCTGATCAAACGGGAGAACGGGAAGATCCAGCTGACCGATCTCTCGCGGGTGATGGCCTCGCACTTCATCGGGGTCGAACGGCTGCTCGGGATCCTCAAATTAGTCGAGAAGGTGGACGACCCGATCGAGATCCTCACCGAGCTCCACTGCGAAGAAGTGTGA
- a CDS encoding 3-isopropylmalate dehydratase large subunit, which yields MGATIAEKIFSTRCGRPVHAGDVVMAPIDAAMIHDITGPLAIQTFYQMGGTRVFDPKKVIMLFDHQIPADSIAAAGNHQLMRKFAAEQGIHNYDLHEGVCHQVVLEKGRAGPGEIVVGSDSHTCMYGAAGAFATGIGSTDMGFVLKFGALYFRVPETIRMTIDGAFQRRVGPKDLILSIIGDIGADGATYKAVEFAGSTIRGMEMPGRMTLSNMAIEMGGKAGIVPPDQVTWDYLKSRRQVTPFELDSDEDATFADQRRYDVTNLVPKVAVPHNVDHVVDVTEVAGTHLDQVFIGSCTNGRFEDLAEAAAVLGDRNFSEDLRVLVIPASRDEYLKTLRAGLIERFVEAGAMVEAPCCGPCMGGSFGLIGPGEASLSTSNRNFRGRQGSAEGSVYLASAATAAASAITGVITDPREV from the coding sequence ATGGGAGCAACAATAGCGGAGAAGATATTCTCAACCCGATGCGGAAGGCCGGTCCACGCAGGTGACGTGGTGATGGCTCCGATAGATGCAGCGATGATCCATGATATCACAGGCCCGCTTGCCATTCAGACTTTTTACCAGATGGGTGGCACCAGGGTTTTTGACCCAAAGAAGGTGATCATGCTCTTTGATCATCAGATCCCTGCAGACTCCATTGCAGCAGCAGGAAACCATCAACTGATGCGAAAGTTTGCAGCAGAACAGGGGATCCACAACTATGACCTCCACGAGGGGGTCTGCCATCAGGTGGTTCTTGAAAAGGGAAGGGCTGGGCCTGGTGAGATCGTGGTCGGGTCCGACTCGCACACCTGCATGTATGGTGCCGCAGGGGCGTTTGCAACCGGAATAGGGTCGACCGATATGGGTTTTGTCCTGAAGTTCGGGGCCCTCTACTTCCGGGTGCCCGAGACGATCAGGATGACTATCGACGGTGCCTTCCAGCGCCGGGTCGGTCCCAAGGATCTGATCCTCTCGATCATCGGGGATATCGGTGCTGACGGGGCCACCTATAAGGCGGTGGAGTTTGCAGGGTCGACGATCCGGGGGATGGAGATGCCTGGGCGGATGACTCTTTCGAATATGGCCATCGAGATGGGGGGCAAGGCCGGGATCGTCCCGCCTGATCAGGTGACCTGGGATTACCTGAAGTCAAGGCGGCAGGTCACGCCGTTTGAACTGGACAGTGACGAGGACGCGACCTTTGCCGATCAGCGACGGTATGATGTGACGAACCTTGTACCCAAAGTCGCCGTCCCGCACAACGTGGACCACGTGGTCGACGTGACTGAAGTGGCAGGGACGCACCTCGACCAGGTTTTCATCGGATCGTGCACCAACGGGCGGTTCGAGGATCTTGCAGAGGCCGCGGCCGTCCTCGGCGATCGGAATTTCTCCGAGGATCTCCGTGTGCTCGTCATCCCGGCATCAAGGGATGAATACTTGAAGACGCTGCGGGCCGGGCTGATCGAGCGGTTCGTCGAGGCCGGGGCGATGGTCGAGGCGCCGTGCTGCGGGCCGTGTATGGGCGGATCGTTCGGGCTGATCGGCCCGGGCGAGGCTTCTCTCTCCACCTCGAACCGGAACTTTAGGGGCCGGCAGGGGTCGGCCGAGGGATCGGTGTACCTGGCCTCGGCGGCGACGGCTGCAGCGAGTGCGATCACCGGTGTGATCACCGATCCGAGGGAGGTGTGA
- a CDS encoding 3-isopropylmalate dehydratase small subunit → MKAWKFGDDIDTDAIIPGRYLIINKPEELALHAFEGTRDEFAKEVKPGDVVVGEKNFGCGSSREHAPLALKGAGVRYVIAITFARIFYRNAINVGLLPLVCPDAAKITDKAEISVDLAAGTITADGVAYRLEPVPAFMQEIVDAGGLVEYGKNLKEVQVCTESHQ, encoded by the coding sequence ATGAAAGCCTGGAAGTTCGGGGATGACATCGATACCGATGCGATCATCCCGGGACGATATCTGATCATCAATAAACCCGAAGAGCTCGCATTGCATGCGTTCGAGGGGACCCGCGACGAGTTCGCGAAGGAGGTCAAGCCCGGGGATGTTGTGGTCGGGGAGAAGAACTTCGGCTGCGGCTCCTCGCGTGAGCACGCTCCACTAGCCCTCAAAGGGGCTGGTGTCCGGTACGTGATCGCCATCACGTTCGCACGGATCTTCTACCGGAACGCCATCAATGTCGGGTTGCTGCCACTGGTCTGTCCGGATGCAGCGAAGATAACAGATAAGGCGGAGATCAGCGTCGACCTGGCGGCCGGCACGATCACCGCCGACGGGGTTGCGTACCGGCTTGAACCGGTACCGGCCTTCATGCAGGAGATCGTCGATGCCGGCGGTCTCGTCGAATACGGAAAAAATCTTAAGGAGGTGCAGGTATGTACAGAGTCGCATCAATAG
- a CDS encoding isocitrate/isopropylmalate dehydrogenase family protein yields MYRVASIGGDGIGPEILVEGRKVLDAAGERFGFDIQWDEYDLGAERYLADGTLLTEDDLKEIGKHKAIYFGSIGDPRVQPGVLEKGILLALRFYFDQYVNLRPIKLLPGVSTPLAGKGPEDIDFVVVRENTEDFYVGLGGRVKGPGISRQELVLARELYNVKFGLDIESDADEIAYQVGVVSKQGSRRVISYAFDMAERRNKKLASVDKANVLSDVYGLWREVFTSVGADHPSVATEFMFVDAVTMWFVKNPEWFDVVVTPNMFGDIITDLGAMIQGGLGLAPGGNINPVGTSMFEPIHGSAPKYKGQNRANPIATIWAGSLLLDHLGEQEAAAAVVSAIATSITDGVVTKDMSGSTGTSGVGDHIAALVRDGNQ; encoded by the coding sequence ATGTACAGAGTCGCATCAATAGGCGGGGATGGGATCGGTCCCGAGATCCTCGTCGAAGGAAGGAAAGTGCTGGATGCCGCTGGAGAGCGGTTCGGATTTGATATCCAGTGGGATGAATACGACCTTGGGGCAGAGCGGTATCTGGCCGACGGCACGCTGCTGACCGAGGATGATCTCAAGGAGATCGGTAAACATAAGGCCATCTACTTTGGTTCGATCGGGGACCCGCGGGTCCAGCCCGGGGTGCTCGAGAAGGGGATCCTCCTCGCACTCAGGTTCTACTTCGACCAGTATGTGAACCTCCGCCCGATCAAGCTCCTTCCCGGGGTCTCGACCCCGCTGGCAGGGAAGGGACCGGAGGATATCGACTTTGTCGTGGTCAGGGAGAACACCGAGGACTTCTATGTCGGTCTCGGCGGCCGGGTGAAGGGGCCGGGGATCTCCAGACAGGAACTGGTTCTGGCCAGGGAACTCTATAATGTGAAGTTCGGGCTGGATATCGAGTCGGATGCCGATGAGATTGCCTACCAGGTTGGGGTCGTCTCCAAACAGGGATCCCGCCGGGTGATCTCGTACGCCTTTGATATGGCTGAGCGGCGGAACAAGAAGCTCGCGTCGGTGGACAAGGCGAATGTCCTCTCTGATGTCTATGGACTCTGGAGAGAGGTCTTCACCTCGGTCGGTGCTGATCATCCCTCGGTCGCGACCGAGTTCATGTTCGTCGACGCGGTTACGATGTGGTTCGTCAAGAACCCAGAATGGTTCGATGTGGTCGTGACCCCGAACATGTTCGGGGATATCATCACCGACCTCGGGGCGATGATCCAGGGCGGCCTCGGCCTCGCCCCTGGCGGGAATATCAATCCGGTGGGGACCTCGATGTTCGAGCCGATCCATGGGTCTGCACCTAAATATAAGGGTCAGAACCGTGCGAACCCGATCGCCACCATCTGGGCCGGTTCGCTCCTCCTCGATCACCTCGGGGAGCAGGAGGCCGCTGCAGCCGTGGTCAGTGCCATCGCCACCTCGATCACCGATGGTGTGGTGACGAAGGATATGAGCGGCTCGACAGGTACCAGCGGTGTCGGCGATCATATCGCCGCCCTGGTCCGGGATGGGAACCAGTGA
- a CDS encoding TetR/AcrR family transcriptional regulator → MTKIVSEYREEARKKILLAGLEVLYEKGYCNTTMDEIARRLGVTKPALYRYFKTKDELIIESAKENHTKFHSMIYEPDHENCPLDAWLSIFEMVIVPDPCVQSLYFDIISMTYRKEEFRAFSIQRMEEEIIKTARKITDWQEKGLIDSDIDPRRLSIAVIALFNGMRLQIMLGVKREELFAAWIENLKMLFGFPVHEKKPTVCSSSCKWFNHCQRPPTHKLQNSDISIRNNHINPTNPFDHRF, encoded by the coding sequence ATGACTAAGATTGTATCAGAATATCGGGAAGAAGCCAGAAAAAAAATATTACTGGCAGGTCTGGAGGTGCTTTATGAGAAAGGCTATTGCAATACAACAATGGATGAGATCGCCCGGAGACTTGGTGTTACAAAACCAGCTTTATATAGATATTTTAAAACAAAGGATGAGTTGATCATTGAAAGTGCAAAGGAGAATCATACAAAATTCCATAGCATGATCTATGAACCTGACCATGAGAATTGCCCATTGGATGCATGGTTATCAATCTTCGAGATGGTCATTGTTCCCGATCCCTGTGTTCAATCCCTATACTTCGACATCATCTCGATGACCTATCGCAAGGAAGAGTTCAGAGCCTTCTCCATCCAGAGGATGGAAGAGGAGATCATTAAAACAGCTCGAAAAATTACAGATTGGCAGGAGAAAGGTCTAATCGATTCTGATATTGATCCACGGAGACTCTCGATCGCAGTGATTGCACTCTTTAATGGAATGAGGTTGCAGATCATGCTTGGTGTAAAAAGAGAGGAATTGTTTGCTGCATGGATAGAAAACCTCAAAATGTTGTTTGGTTTTCCGGTTCATGAGAAAAAACCGACTGTGTGCTCCTCTTCATGCAAATGGTTCAATCATTGCCAGCGGCCTCCCACTCACAAATTGCAGAACAGTGATATCAGTATTCGCAATAATCATATAAATCCTACCAATCCCTTCGATCACAGATTTTAG
- a CDS encoding amidohydrolase → MQFKSTQQDERCVAFTGGRILTMGSPEEVDSVIFQSGKIIKTGPSKILDEFIPEDIINLHGRTLVPGFIDAHLHLSFGCFLPEWADLNGCASKEEILARMKKYAETYPQKEWIVGFPWLNSLYDGTGLSRADLDAIFPDRSVVLIHTTFHSMLVNSQALKHAEITRESPDPRSGFIERDKNGELSGTLIESACIPLYIQILAFDSTTYADLIERSGRELHQFGITAIHDPGVTPDAESAYSQLNAEKRLPVSVLMMPHGMTLLDNQVGERLQGPISGEGDEWLRTGPVKVFGDGVLMESTAISVTINGEKIASGTYRNDFQDVLIDAVSHGFQVCVHCLGNLTVDASLDCFESARKHAPPGFVIRPRLEHLNILSQDQIDRLASLNGCACVQPQFLMRAGHLNKTRFEGTKWFAYADMRDAGVVLAAGSDYPGGFMDARDVIACCRMGATMNDGQGNTISPEQALPFEQWLWMYTAGSAYVGGQECERGMIQEGLVADFVILEGDLNPDNPPVVAETWIAGRRVYLRTRNENKTPVPGFDHE, encoded by the coding sequence ATGCAATTTAAAAGCACTCAACAGGACGAGAGATGTGTGGCATTTACTGGAGGCAGAATCCTCACTATGGGCTCACCAGAAGAGGTGGACTCTGTTATCTTTCAATCGGGAAAGATCATCAAGACTGGACCTTCAAAGATACTTGATGAATTTATTCCGGAAGATATAATCAATCTCCATGGAAGAACGCTGGTTCCGGGTTTTATCGATGCTCATCTTCATCTCTCATTCGGATGTTTCCTTCCAGAATGGGCTGATCTGAATGGGTGTGCGAGCAAAGAAGAGATCCTGGCAAGAATGAAGAAATATGCGGAAACTTATCCTCAAAAGGAATGGATTGTCGGGTTCCCATGGCTTAATTCATTATATGATGGTACTGGTCTCTCTCGTGCGGATCTGGATGCCATTTTTCCTGATAGATCTGTTGTACTGATACATACTACATTTCACTCAATGCTGGTAAATTCACAGGCTCTTAAACACGCGGAGATCACTCGTGAATCTCCTGATCCAAGATCTGGCTTCATAGAAAGGGATAAAAATGGCGAATTATCAGGTACTTTGATTGAATCAGCCTGTATTCCACTTTATATTCAAATATTAGCGTTCGATTCCACGACATATGCGGATCTGATCGAAAGAAGTGGTAGGGAACTACATCAGTTTGGAATTACAGCTATTCATGATCCCGGCGTGACTCCTGATGCGGAATCTGCATATTCACAACTGAATGCAGAAAAACGACTCCCCGTTTCGGTTCTTATGATGCCCCATGGGATGACTCTCTTGGATAACCAGGTTGGTGAGCGGCTGCAGGGACCCATTTCTGGAGAAGGTGATGAATGGTTACGGACCGGCCCGGTAAAAGTATTTGGAGATGGAGTTCTCATGGAATCAACTGCGATTTCAGTAACGATCAATGGAGAGAAGATAGCAAGTGGAACGTATCGGAATGATTTTCAGGATGTTCTCATCGATGCTGTCTCCCATGGATTTCAGGTCTGTGTGCATTGTCTTGGAAATCTGACAGTCGACGCTTCATTAGATTGTTTTGAATCTGCAAGGAAACATGCCCCGCCAGGCTTCGTTATCCGACCCCGGCTTGAACATCTCAACATCCTCAGTCAGGATCAGATTGATCGACTTGCTTCCCTAAATGGATGCGCCTGTGTCCAGCCTCAATTTCTTATGCGGGCCGGACATTTGAATAAAACTCGATTTGAGGGGACGAAGTGGTTTGCTTATGCTGATATGAGAGATGCGGGAGTGGTTCTCGCTGCTGGCAGTGATTATCCGGGAGGATTTATGGATGCCCGGGATGTGATTGCGTGCTGCAGGATGGGAGCAACGATGAATGATGGGCAAGGAAATACGATCTCCCCCGAACAGGCTCTCCCATTTGAACAGTGGCTGTGGATGTACACTGCTGGAAGTGCGTATGTCGGAGGTCAGGAATGTGAACGGGGAATGATTCAAGAAGGATTGGTTGCAGATTTTGTAATTCTTGAGGGAGATCTGAACCCTGATAACCCGCCGGTTGTTGCTGAAACCTGGATAGCAGGCAGACGGGTCTATCTCCGGACTAGAAATGAGAACAAAACGCCCGTTCCAGGTTTTGATCATGAATAA
- a CDS encoding methyltransferase family protein: MTFPNGERHLRLRGFFFGLIPIILMGAVLFIGAGTFAWLAAWAILGVLLVTTAIISFTCSTDLIQERTLEQEGVKEYDRKMLWLLNLVGFLTLFIAGLDLRFGWTGQISFSLQVVGFILFLLGYCLFSWAMLSNRFFSRIVRIQDEKGHNPVTTGPYRFVRHPSYLGFIVIVLVQPIVLGSLLALIPALVTAAVIVWRTSLEDRTLVLELKGYEAYARQVRYRLVPGVW, from the coding sequence ATGACTTTTCCCAACGGTGAACGCCACCTCCGGCTCCGGGGATTCTTCTTCGGCCTTATCCCCATAATTCTCATGGGTGCTGTCCTCTTCATTGGGGCAGGCACCTTCGCGTGGCTCGCAGCGTGGGCGATCCTCGGTGTCCTACTGGTAACGACGGCTATCATCTCCTTCACATGCAGCACAGATCTCATCCAAGAACGCACGCTGGAGCAGGAAGGGGTAAAAGAGTATGACAGAAAAATGCTCTGGCTCCTGAACCTTGTCGGGTTTCTGACGCTCTTCATTGCCGGCCTCGATCTTCGGTTCGGTTGGACCGGGCAGATCAGTTTTTCTCTCCAGGTCGTGGGATTTATTCTGTTTCTCCTTGGATACTGCCTCTTCTCTTGGGCGATGCTCTCGAATAGGTTCTTCTCGCGGATCGTCCGGATACAGGACGAAAAAGGGCATAATCCCGTCACCACCGGCCCTTATCGCTTCGTGAGGCATCCCAGTTACCTGGGATTCATCGTCATCGTACTTGTACAGCCAATCGTTCTCGGCTCTCTCTTGGCGTTGATCCCGGCCCTTGTCACGGCAGCAGTGATCGTATGGCGGACCAGTCTTGAGGACAGGACGCTGGTGCTCGAACTCAAAGGCTACGAAGCCTATGCGCGGCAGGTTCGGTACCGGCTCGTCCCGGGGGTGTGGTGA
- a CDS encoding YbhB/YbcL family Raf kinase inhibitor-like protein: protein MKSLIVTSMAFNEGAMIPIAYTCDGEDISPELVWADTPLGTISIAVIVEDPDAPGGVFIHWVLYNLPGGTASLMTGVPKVPHLPDGSEQGMNSFGRSSYRGPCPPKGQRHRYFFRVFALDQKVNIRGSTTAEHLKTAMKGHVLAEGYLMGTYQRVDR from the coding sequence ATGAAATCACTGATCGTAACATCTATGGCGTTTAACGAGGGAGCGATGATCCCGATTGCCTATACCTGCGATGGAGAGGACATCTCCCCTGAACTGGTGTGGGCCGACACCCCCTTGGGAACCATCAGTATCGCGGTGATCGTTGAGGACCCCGACGCCCCGGGCGGGGTCTTCATCCACTGGGTGCTGTACAACCTCCCCGGGGGTACTGCCAGCCTCATGACCGGTGTCCCAAAAGTCCCGCACCTCCCCGACGGGTCAGAGCAGGGGATGAACAGTTTCGGCCGCTCTTCATATCGGGGGCCCTGCCCGCCGAAGGGGCAACGGCATCGCTACTTCTTCCGGGTTTTTGCCCTGGACCAAAAGGTGAACATCCGGGGCAGTACGACGGCCGAACACCTCAAGACTGCCATGAAGGGGCATGTTCTTGCAGAGGGATACTTGATGGGGACCTACCAGCGGGTTGATCGATGA